The proteins below are encoded in one region of Rhinolophus sinicus isolate RSC01 linkage group LG07, ASM3656204v1, whole genome shotgun sequence:
- the SH3GL1 gene encoding endophilin-A2 isoform X1, translated as MPSPYRAALPARGLVKLVSEKVGGAEGTKLDDDFKEMEKKVDVTSKAVAEVLARTIEYLQPNPASRAKLTMLNTVSKIRGQVKNPGYPQSEGLLGECMIRHGKELGGESNFGDALLDAGESMKCLAEVKDSLDIEVKQNFIDPLQNLCDKDLKEIQHHLKKLEGRRLDFDYKKKRQGRIPDEELRQALEKFEESKEVAETSMHNLLETDIEQVSQLSALVDAQLDYHRQAVQILDELANKLKRRMREASSRPKREYKPKAREPFDLGEPEQSNGGFPCTPAPTITASSSFRSSDKPIRTPSRSMPPLDQPSCKALYDFEPENDGELGFHEGDIITLTNQIDENWYEGMLHGQSGFFPLSYVEVLVPLPQ; from the exons ctgGTCAGTGAGAAGGTCGGAGGGGCTGAAGGGACCAAGCTTGATGATGACttcaaagagatggaaaag AAGGTGGATGTTACCAGCAAGGCCGTGGCGGAAGTCCTGGCCAGAACCATTGAATACCTGCAGCCCAACCCAG CCTCGCGGGCCAAGCTGACGATGCTCAACACCGTTTCCAAGATCCGAGGGCAGGTGAAGAACCCCGGCTACCCGCAGTCAGAAGGCCTGCTGGGCGAGTGCATGATCCGCCATGGGAAGGAGCTCGGCGGCGAGTCCAACTTCG GTGACGCCTTGCTAGATGCGGGGGAGTCCATGAAGTGCCTGGCTGAGGTGAAGGACTCCCTGGACATAGAGGTCAAGCAGAACTTCATTGACCCCCTCCAGAACCTGTGCgacaaagacctgaaggagatCCAG CACCACCTGAAGAAGCTGGAGGGCCGCCGCCTGGACTTCGACTACAAGAAGAAGCGGCAGGGCAGGATCCCCGACGAGGAGCTGCGCCAGGCCCTGGAGAAGTTCGAGGAGTCCAAGGAGGTGGCCGAGACCAGCATGCACAACCTCCTGGAGACCGAC ATTGAGCAGGTGAGCCAGCTCTCCGCCCTGGTGGACGCCCAGCTGGACTACCACCGGCAGGCCGTGCAGATCCTGGACGAGCTGGCCAACAAGCTCAAGCGGAG GATGCGGGAAGCCTCTTCACGCCCCAAGCGGGAATACAAGCCCAAGGCCCGGGAACCCTTCGACCTGGGAGAGCCTGAGCAGTCCAATGGGGGCTTCCCCTGCACGCCGGCTCCCACCATCACAG CTTCGTCGTCTTTCCGCTCTTCTGACAAGCCCATCCGGACCCCGAGCAGGAGCATGC cgCCCCTGGACCAGCCGAGCTGCAAGGCGCTGTACGACTTTGAGCCCGAGAATGATGGGGAGCTGGGCTTCCACGAGGGCGACATCATCACGCTGACCAACCAGATCGACGAGAACTGGTACGAGGGCATGCTCCACGGCCAGTCGGGCTTCTTCCCCCTCAGCTACGTGGAGGTGCTGGTGCCCCTGCCTCAGTGA
- the SH3GL1 gene encoding endophilin-A2 isoform X2, which produces MSVAGLKKQFYKASQLVSEKVGGAEGTKLDDDFKEMEKKVDVTSKAVAEVLARTIEYLQPNPASRAKLTMLNTVSKIRGQVKNPGYPQSEGLLGECMIRHGKELGGESNFGDALLDAGESMKCLAEVKDSLDIEVKQNFIDPLQNLCDKDLKEIQHHLKKLEGRRLDFDYKKKRQGRIPDEELRQALEKFEESKEVAETSMHNLLETDIEQVSQLSALVDAQLDYHRQAVQILDELANKLKRRMREASSRPKREYKPKAREPFDLGEPEQSNGGFPCTPAPTITASSSFRSSDKPIRTPSRSMPPLDQPSCKALYDFEPENDGELGFHEGDIITLTNQIDENWYEGMLHGQSGFFPLSYVEVLVPLPQ; this is translated from the exons ctgGTCAGTGAGAAGGTCGGAGGGGCTGAAGGGACCAAGCTTGATGATGACttcaaagagatggaaaag AAGGTGGATGTTACCAGCAAGGCCGTGGCGGAAGTCCTGGCCAGAACCATTGAATACCTGCAGCCCAACCCAG CCTCGCGGGCCAAGCTGACGATGCTCAACACCGTTTCCAAGATCCGAGGGCAGGTGAAGAACCCCGGCTACCCGCAGTCAGAAGGCCTGCTGGGCGAGTGCATGATCCGCCATGGGAAGGAGCTCGGCGGCGAGTCCAACTTCG GTGACGCCTTGCTAGATGCGGGGGAGTCCATGAAGTGCCTGGCTGAGGTGAAGGACTCCCTGGACATAGAGGTCAAGCAGAACTTCATTGACCCCCTCCAGAACCTGTGCgacaaagacctgaaggagatCCAG CACCACCTGAAGAAGCTGGAGGGCCGCCGCCTGGACTTCGACTACAAGAAGAAGCGGCAGGGCAGGATCCCCGACGAGGAGCTGCGCCAGGCCCTGGAGAAGTTCGAGGAGTCCAAGGAGGTGGCCGAGACCAGCATGCACAACCTCCTGGAGACCGAC ATTGAGCAGGTGAGCCAGCTCTCCGCCCTGGTGGACGCCCAGCTGGACTACCACCGGCAGGCCGTGCAGATCCTGGACGAGCTGGCCAACAAGCTCAAGCGGAG GATGCGGGAAGCCTCTTCACGCCCCAAGCGGGAATACAAGCCCAAGGCCCGGGAACCCTTCGACCTGGGAGAGCCTGAGCAGTCCAATGGGGGCTTCCCCTGCACGCCGGCTCCCACCATCACAG CTTCGTCGTCTTTCCGCTCTTCTGACAAGCCCATCCGGACCCCGAGCAGGAGCATGC cgCCCCTGGACCAGCCGAGCTGCAAGGCGCTGTACGACTTTGAGCCCGAGAATGATGGGGAGCTGGGCTTCCACGAGGGCGACATCATCACGCTGACCAACCAGATCGACGAGAACTGGTACGAGGGCATGCTCCACGGCCAGTCGGGCTTCTTCCCCCTCAGCTACGTGGAGGTGCTGGTGCCCCTGCCTCAGTGA
- the SH3GL1 gene encoding endophilin-A2 isoform X3: protein MEKKVDVTSKAVAEVLARTIEYLQPNPASRAKLTMLNTVSKIRGQVKNPGYPQSEGLLGECMIRHGKELGGESNFGDALLDAGESMKCLAEVKDSLDIEVKQNFIDPLQNLCDKDLKEIQHHLKKLEGRRLDFDYKKKRQGRIPDEELRQALEKFEESKEVAETSMHNLLETDIEQVSQLSALVDAQLDYHRQAVQILDELANKLKRRMREASSRPKREYKPKAREPFDLGEPEQSNGGFPCTPAPTITASSSFRSSDKPIRTPSRSMPPLDQPSCKALYDFEPENDGELGFHEGDIITLTNQIDENWYEGMLHGQSGFFPLSYVEVLVPLPQ from the exons atggaaaag AAGGTGGATGTTACCAGCAAGGCCGTGGCGGAAGTCCTGGCCAGAACCATTGAATACCTGCAGCCCAACCCAG CCTCGCGGGCCAAGCTGACGATGCTCAACACCGTTTCCAAGATCCGAGGGCAGGTGAAGAACCCCGGCTACCCGCAGTCAGAAGGCCTGCTGGGCGAGTGCATGATCCGCCATGGGAAGGAGCTCGGCGGCGAGTCCAACTTCG GTGACGCCTTGCTAGATGCGGGGGAGTCCATGAAGTGCCTGGCTGAGGTGAAGGACTCCCTGGACATAGAGGTCAAGCAGAACTTCATTGACCCCCTCCAGAACCTGTGCgacaaagacctgaaggagatCCAG CACCACCTGAAGAAGCTGGAGGGCCGCCGCCTGGACTTCGACTACAAGAAGAAGCGGCAGGGCAGGATCCCCGACGAGGAGCTGCGCCAGGCCCTGGAGAAGTTCGAGGAGTCCAAGGAGGTGGCCGAGACCAGCATGCACAACCTCCTGGAGACCGAC ATTGAGCAGGTGAGCCAGCTCTCCGCCCTGGTGGACGCCCAGCTGGACTACCACCGGCAGGCCGTGCAGATCCTGGACGAGCTGGCCAACAAGCTCAAGCGGAG GATGCGGGAAGCCTCTTCACGCCCCAAGCGGGAATACAAGCCCAAGGCCCGGGAACCCTTCGACCTGGGAGAGCCTGAGCAGTCCAATGGGGGCTTCCCCTGCACGCCGGCTCCCACCATCACAG CTTCGTCGTCTTTCCGCTCTTCTGACAAGCCCATCCGGACCCCGAGCAGGAGCATGC cgCCCCTGGACCAGCCGAGCTGCAAGGCGCTGTACGACTTTGAGCCCGAGAATGATGGGGAGCTGGGCTTCCACGAGGGCGACATCATCACGCTGACCAACCAGATCGACGAGAACTGGTACGAGGGCATGCTCCACGGCCAGTCGGGCTTCTTCCCCCTCAGCTACGTGGAGGTGCTGGTGCCCCTGCCTCAGTGA